A stretch of Apostichopus japonicus isolate 1M-3 chromosome 9, ASM3797524v1, whole genome shotgun sequence DNA encodes these proteins:
- the LOC139973812 gene encoding uncharacterized protein, translated as MDTFLMLLSLLTMMSICKTEELYKCNPNVNITKCNAGIGSHKSGPPTTEDNFLWQLKIPQKTRICDGSLNADKTREGFIWSYYPDVMNNNISNNNNNNNNIPSTLYASELRINLPRIPFVKYTSLSVSVTYFFWGSQGSVVQLKLFENRTDLKTWDSKTNGNESWSTETVSLNGRPNTISFISFHNSSNDCGGVAIDEIIITADPMSPTDFPTTTAPPEGPTESSAMKLLIILLLCAVGFLVLVIFFLVLILLRRKNKGEFEPPGITVANSTYDLPATISGINTSENQYFKYGTYSGERFPPVSPSSDISGPIVKFPKKKRKGLTLPMRASQAVGSFDYRGMSPMSSPSPQSPDSAGSSRLYVQKRPKLGLLGRAQAMIYGSPKPMSKRLSRSLPDNLEWTLSGYTRGPYQITDLLNGRIELKEDPPTVEHGNPPSNVEREPFIQPPQLSPPLSPNGRFEPPRESPNSDPPQNSGYPSIHQIASPKQHMVINDNFKERTLDRSALTLPLNVKRPSWDADKYQVIFDSGEGKCELLDLLQDSPQGRKTDEYEPVGQQGSAISRNNNRRSSPGNSSRSSPRGDVSERTTPIKQRQSCREELYEVVSPVDDDSKTLYGGTVSEGAAVASSSRNSGSTTAGESTSRDGTRPSLKKKPHFLIEKRRVSFSNKTCIIDQPAVDEYDDVEVDCTNTADKIEKDEKDISATKKPPSFQINENPSPSSKVGYVNVDSSNLNDTTNLSTVKEWEEPPSEYEMISPTDDGPSDPVNVYDELARDFPLKKNPRSNEPSSSDAYNRLAMMPDVVQTASKTDSHRLSGGSDYDNVKSPVATLRSPEGEELTLYHFTPQSPQSPANDKSLSINAGNDDYEVVG; from the exons ATGGATACATTTCTTATGTTATTGTCATTACTGACAATGATGAGTATATGCAAAACAGAAG AGCTTTACAAATGCAATCCAAATGTGAACATCACAAAATGTAATGCCGGAATTGGGAGTCACAAGTCCGGTCCACCTACGACTGAGGACAATTTCCTTTGGCAattaaaaatcccccaaaaaacCAGAATATGCGATGGGTCTCTCAACGCCGATAAGACAAGAG AGGGATTCATTTGGTCATATTACCCTGACGTGATGAACAACAACatcagcaacaacaacaacaacaacaacaacatcccATCCACTCTCTACGCTAGCGAACTGCGTATTAATTTACCAAGAATACCATTCGTTAAATATACCAGTTTAAGTGTCAGTGTCACATACTTCTTCTGGGGTTCCCAAGGATCTGTGGTTCAACTTAAGCTTTTCGAAAATCGAACGGATCTTAAAACCTGGGACTCTAAAACGAACGGTAATGAGAGTTGGAGCACAGAAACAGTTTCACTAAATGGTCGACCTAACACT atCAGTTTTATATCTTTCCATAACTCGTCAAATGATTGTGGTGGGGTTGCCATCGACGAAATCATCATCACAGCAGACCCTATGTCTCCAACAG ATTTCCCGACTACCACAGCACCTCCAGAGGGACCAACAGAATCGTCCg CCATGAAATTGCTGATTATTCTACTCCTGTGTGCTGTCGGTTTTCTCGTTCTCGTCATTTTCTTTCTGGTATTAATCCTGCTCAGAAGGAAAAA TAAAGGCGAATTTGAGCCACCAGGTATCACTGTTGCCAATTCAACATATGATCTTCCGGCCACTATATCTGGGATTAACACTTCGGAGAATCAATACTTCAAGTATGGTACTTACAGTGGGGAGAGGTTCCCACCGGTGTCTCCTTCTAGTGATATTTCAGGGCCAATTGTCAAGTTTCCAAAGAAGAAACGAAAGGGGCTTACACTTCCTATGCGAGCTAGTCAAGCTGTTGGTTCATTTGACTACAGGGGCATGTCTCCAATGAGTTCACCTAGCCCTCAAAGTCCCGATTCAGCGGGAAGCAGTAGGTTATATGTTCAAAAGCGCCCAAAGCTGGGACTTCTCGGAAGGGCCCAGGCAATGATCTATGGGTCACCTAAGCCTATGTCAAAGAGGTTAAGTCGTTCTTTACCAGATAATCTGGAGTGGACGCTCAGCGGATATACCAGGGGACCGTATCAAATAACGGACTTACTTAATGGTCGAATAGAATTAAAAGAGGATCCGCCAACTGTGGAACACGGTAATCCCCCGAGCAATGTGGAGAGGGAACCTTTTATCCAACCACCGCAATTGAGTCCCCCATTAAGTCCTAACGGCCGATTTGAACCACCGAGGGAGAGTCCTAACAGTGACCCACCTCAAAATAGTGGCTATCCTTCCATACATCAAATAGCATCACCGAAACAACACATGGTAATTAATGATAACTTTAAGGAGAGGACATTGGACAGGAGTGCACTTACTCTTCCACTAAATGTAAAGCGACCGAGTTGGGATGCTGATAAGTATCAGGTAATATTCGATTCTGGTGAAGGGAAGTGTGAACTGCTTGATCTGTTGCAGGATTCACCACAAGGCAGAAAGACAGATGAATATGAACCAGTAGGCCAACAAGGATCGGCCATATCCAGAAATAATAATCGACGATCCAGCCCTGGCAATTCATCGAGATCAAGTCCTCGCGGCGATGTAAGTGAAAGAACAACGCCCATCAAACAACGGCAGTCTTGCCGTGAAGAACTCTATGAAGTTGTTAGTCCAGTAGACGACGATTCTAAGACCCTTTATGGCGGAACTGTTTCTGAAGGAGCCGCCGTTGCATCCTCAAGCAGAAACTCTGGTAGCACAACTGCTGGAGAAAGCACAAGTCGTGATGGTACTCGTCCAAGTTTGAAAAAGAAACCTCATTTTCTAATCGAGAAACGGAGAGTGTCATTTTCAAACAAAACCTGTATAATTGACCAACCAGCTGTGGACGAATATGATGATGTTGAAGTAGATTGTACTAACACTGCTGATAAAATCGAGAAAGACGAGAAGGATATCTCTGCAACAAAGAAACCGCCATCGTTCCAAATCAATGAAAACCCATCACCTTCTTCCAAAGTTGGCTACGTCAATGTTGATTCTTCTAACTTGAATGATACGACCAATTTGTCAACGGTTAAGGAATGGGAAGAACCGCCCTCTGAATATGAAATGATAAGTCCGACAGATGATGGACCATCCGACCCAGTCAACGTTTATGATGAGCTTGCAAGAGACTTTCCATTGAAGAAAAATCCTCGTTCAAATGAACCGTCGTCATCTGATGCATATAACAGGTTGGCTATGATGCCAGACGTTGTACAGACTGCGAGTAAGACTGATTCACATAGGTTGTCCGGCGGAAGTGACTACGACAACGTGAAGAGCCCTGTCGCAACTTTAAGGTCACCTGAGGGAGAAGAATTGACTCTTTATCATTTCACTCCCCAGAGTCCGCAGAGTCCAGCAAATGACAAAAGTCTATCGATAAATGCGGGAAATGATGATTATGAAGTGGTTGGATAG